One window of the Streptomyces asoensis genome contains the following:
- a CDS encoding alpha/beta hydrolase: MTSFDTSPQLNVWRALAALAVVFVMLATTGWTALRHQRETTALQTSRSEWEHGRLAGHRLPDPGSAPARLARFFASLTAPQRTALVRDYPLAVGNMNGAPAELRYRANRVALLQQVRLERTRMHDNRLTSSGQQLAGRRMHRYESMSTDGRQILAFDPEGSGRVAEVFGSLDKAERISVVVPGVDTDLLTFQRTNRKYSAPVGMAQALYSAEREASPSTRTAVIAWADYTSPDGLGIDSATAMRAESGAVRLNALLTALPGSAPVSMFCHSYGSVVCGVAAHSMPDRVADIAVAGSPGMRVENAAQLDTDARVWAMRDADDWIQDVPHLEVGGLGHGEDPMAQEFGARVLSAREAKGHGGYFEPGTDSLRNFAEIGTGAYRSVECAHDDAACTAGLSDTTEAGRA; the protein is encoded by the coding sequence GTGACTTCCTTCGACACCTCCCCGCAACTCAACGTCTGGCGCGCACTGGCCGCCCTGGCCGTCGTGTTCGTGATGCTGGCGACCACCGGCTGGACGGCGCTGCGCCACCAGCGGGAGACCACCGCCCTCCAGACCTCGCGCTCGGAGTGGGAGCACGGCCGGCTGGCCGGGCACCGGTTGCCGGACCCCGGCTCCGCCCCCGCCCGGCTCGCCCGCTTCTTCGCCTCGCTGACCGCCCCGCAGCGCACCGCGCTCGTGCGCGACTACCCGCTCGCGGTGGGCAACATGAACGGCGCCCCCGCCGAACTGCGCTACCGCGCCAACCGGGTGGCGCTGCTCCAGCAGGTGCGGCTCGAGCGCACCCGCATGCACGACAACCGGCTCACCTCCTCGGGGCAGCAGCTGGCCGGTCGGCGCATGCACCGCTACGAGTCGATGAGCACCGACGGCCGGCAGATCCTCGCCTTCGACCCGGAGGGCTCCGGCCGGGTCGCCGAGGTGTTCGGCAGCCTGGACAAGGCCGAGCGGATCTCCGTCGTCGTCCCCGGCGTCGACACCGACCTGCTCACCTTCCAGCGCACGAACCGCAAGTACTCGGCGCCGGTCGGCATGGCCCAGGCCCTCTACTCGGCCGAGCGCGAGGCGAGCCCCTCGACGCGTACGGCCGTGATCGCCTGGGCCGACTACACCTCCCCCGACGGCCTCGGCATCGACTCGGCCACCGCGATGCGCGCCGAGAGCGGCGCCGTCCGGCTGAACGCCCTGCTGACCGCCCTGCCGGGCAGCGCGCCCGTCTCGATGTTCTGCCACAGCTACGGCTCGGTGGTGTGCGGGGTCGCCGCGCACTCGATGCCGGACCGGGTGGCCGACATCGCGGTGGCCGGCAGCCCCGGGATGCGGGTGGAGAACGCGGCCCAGCTGGACACCGACGCCCGGGTGTGGGCGATGCGGGACGCCGACGACTGGATCCAGGACGTGCCGCACCTGGAGGTCGGCGGTCTCGGGCACGGCGAGGACCCGATGGCGCAGGAGTTCGGCGCGCGGGTGCTGTCGGCCCGGGAGGCCAAGGGCCACGGCGGCTACTTCGAACCGGGTACCGACAGCCTGCGCAACTTCGCCGAGATCGGCACTGGCGCGTACCGCTCGGTGGAGTGCGCCCACGATGATGCCGCCTGCACGGCGGGTTTGTCCGATACGACAGAGGCCGGACGCGCGTAG
- a CDS encoding aldo/keto reductase — protein MTDHRIPTARLGGQGPEIGAQGLGCMGMSFAYGPTDAKESQATLERALELGVTMYDTADAYGAGENEKFLSPFFKAHRDEVVIATKFALAVPPDDPTRRIIRNDAPYIRQSVEASLTRLDVDVIDLYYMHRRDVNVPIEDTVGVMAELVREGKVKQLGLSEVTAAELRAAQEVHPIAAVQSEWSLFSRDIEAQVVPAARELGVTLVAYSPLGRGFLTGSFANADQDLTADDFRRQQPRFTGDNAAANGALLDPIRAIAEAHGATLGQIALAWVQQQSQVHGLSVVPIPGTRKPTRVEENAAATNIELTPEELALLEPIAGKVAGDRYTDMRFTSAGRE, from the coding sequence ATGACCGACCACAGGATCCCGACGGCACGACTCGGCGGACAAGGCCCCGAGATCGGCGCCCAGGGCCTCGGCTGCATGGGCATGAGCTTCGCCTACGGCCCCACGGACGCGAAGGAGTCCCAGGCCACCCTGGAACGCGCCCTGGAGCTCGGCGTCACGATGTACGACACGGCGGACGCGTACGGCGCGGGCGAGAACGAGAAGTTCCTCTCCCCGTTCTTCAAGGCCCACCGCGACGAGGTCGTGATCGCGACCAAGTTCGCCCTGGCGGTCCCGCCGGACGACCCGACCCGGCGGATCATCCGCAACGACGCGCCGTACATCCGGCAGTCCGTCGAGGCGAGCCTGACGCGGCTGGACGTCGACGTCATCGACCTCTACTACATGCACCGGCGCGATGTGAACGTGCCGATCGAGGACACCGTCGGTGTGATGGCCGAACTGGTGCGCGAGGGCAAGGTCAAGCAGCTGGGCCTGAGCGAGGTGACGGCCGCCGAACTGCGCGCCGCCCAGGAGGTCCACCCCATCGCCGCGGTGCAGTCGGAGTGGTCGCTGTTCAGCCGTGACATCGAGGCCCAGGTGGTCCCGGCGGCCCGCGAACTGGGCGTGACCCTCGTCGCGTACTCCCCGCTCGGCCGGGGCTTCCTCACCGGCTCCTTCGCCAACGCCGACCAGGACCTCACCGCCGACGACTTCCGCCGTCAGCAGCCCCGTTTCACCGGCGACAACGCCGCCGCCAACGGGGCCCTCCTGGACCCGATCCGCGCGATCGCCGAGGCCCACGGGGCGACGCTCGGCCAGATCGCCCTGGCCTGGGTCCAGCAGCAGTCCCAGGTCCACGGCCTGTCGGTGGTCCCGATCCCGGGCACCCGCAAGCCCACCCGGGTCGAGGAGAACGCGGCGGCGACGAACATCGAACTGACGCCGGAGGAACTGGCGTTGCTGGAGCCCATCGCGGGCAAGGTGGCGGGCGACCGGTACACGGACATGAGGTTCACCTCCGCCGGACGCGAGTGA
- a CDS encoding pirin family protein, whose amino-acid sequence MDVRRADERYRGGDPAAGIDTRHAFSFGPHYDPGNLRFGPLIACNEERLAPGAGFDEHPHSHTEIVTWVVEGELTHRDSAGHESVVRPGDVQRLSSAGGVRHVERNDADVPLAFVQMWLAPIDPGGDPSYETVRGIADSTPYAVPEAGAMLHVRRLGAGERTAVPDAPHVYVHVVRGEARLDGEELAPGDAARITDAKDVEAVGVTDAELLMWVFSPGGQ is encoded by the coding sequence ATGGACGTACGGCGCGCCGACGAGCGCTACCGAGGCGGGGACCCGGCCGCCGGGATCGACACCCGGCACGCCTTCTCCTTCGGCCCCCACTACGACCCCGGCAACCTCCGATTCGGCCCGCTGATCGCCTGCAACGAGGAGCGCCTCGCGCCCGGCGCCGGCTTCGACGAACATCCCCACAGCCACACCGAGATCGTGACCTGGGTGGTCGAGGGCGAGCTCACGCACCGTGACTCGGCCGGCCACGAGAGCGTGGTCCGCCCCGGGGACGTGCAGCGGCTCAGCTCCGCGGGCGGCGTACGGCACGTGGAACGCAACGACGCCGACGTGCCCCTGGCCTTCGTCCAGATGTGGCTGGCCCCCATCGACCCCGGCGGCGACCCGTCCTACGAGACGGTCCGCGGCATCGCCGACTCCACCCCGTACGCCGTCCCCGAGGCGGGCGCGATGCTGCACGTACGGCGCCTGGGCGCGGGGGAGCGGACGGCGGTGCCGGACGCGCCGCACGTCTACGTCCACGTCGTACGCGGCGAAGCCCGCCTGGACGGCGAGGAGCTGGCGCCGGGGGACGCGGCACGCATCACGGACGCGAAGGACGTGGAGGCGGTGGGCGTGACCGACGCGGAACTGCTGATGTGGGTCTTCAGCCCGGGAGGCCAGTAG
- a CDS encoding ketoacyl-ACP synthase III, with protein sequence MAKIKPSKGSPYARILGVGGYRPVRVVPNEVILETIDSSDEWIRSRSGIETRHWANDEETVAAMSVEASGKAIADAGINAAQIGAVVVATVSHFKQTPAVATEIADKLGTNKAAAFDISAGCAGFGYGLTLAKGMVVEGSAEYVLVIGVERLSDLTDLEDRATAFLFGDGAGAVVVGPSKEPAIGPTVWGSEGDKSETIKQTVPWTDYRDGEVAKFPAITQEGQAVFRWAVFEMAKVAKEALDAAGITADELDVFIPHQANERIIDSMVKTLKLPESVMVARDVRTTGNTSAASIPLAMERLLATGEAKSGDTALVIGFGAGLVYAATVVTLP encoded by the coding sequence ATGGCGAAGATCAAGCCCAGCAAGGGCTCCCCGTACGCGCGGATCCTCGGGGTCGGCGGCTACCGGCCCGTCCGGGTCGTCCCCAACGAGGTGATCCTCGAGACGATCGACTCGTCCGACGAGTGGATCCGCTCGCGCTCCGGCATCGAGACCCGGCACTGGGCGAACGACGAGGAGACCGTCGCCGCCATGTCCGTGGAGGCGTCCGGCAAGGCCATCGCCGACGCCGGGATCAACGCCGCGCAGATCGGCGCGGTGGTCGTGGCGACCGTCTCGCACTTCAAGCAGACGCCGGCCGTCGCCACCGAGATCGCCGACAAGCTCGGCACGAACAAGGCCGCCGCCTTCGACATCTCGGCCGGCTGCGCGGGCTTCGGCTACGGCCTGACCCTCGCCAAGGGCATGGTCGTCGAGGGCTCCGCGGAGTACGTCCTCGTGATCGGCGTCGAGCGGCTGTCCGACCTCACCGACCTGGAGGACCGCGCGACGGCCTTCCTGTTCGGCGACGGCGCGGGCGCGGTCGTGGTCGGCCCGTCCAAGGAGCCGGCGATCGGCCCGACGGTCTGGGGTTCCGAGGGCGACAAGTCGGAGACCATCAAGCAGACCGTGCCGTGGACGGACTACCGCGACGGCGAGGTCGCCAAGTTCCCCGCGATCACGCAGGAGGGCCAGGCGGTGTTCCGCTGGGCCGTCTTCGAGATGGCGAAGGTCGCCAAGGAGGCGCTGGACGCCGCCGGCATCACCGCCGACGAACTCGACGTCTTCATCCCGCACCAGGCCAACGAGCGGATCATCGACTCGATGGTGAAGACTCTCAAGCTGCCGGAGTCCGTCATGGTCGCCCGTGACGTGCGCACCACCGGCAACACCTCGGCCGCCTCGATCCCGCTCGCGATGGAGCGGCTCCTGGCGACCGGCGAGGCGAAGAGCGGCGACACCGCGCTCGTCATCGGATTCGGGGCGGGTCTCGTCTACGCCGCCACTGTCGTTACCCTCCCCTAG
- a CDS encoding MerR family transcriptional regulator, which yields MTVLQTTPVTIEQTPNPPDVCSAPPPRHPRPDGQDSYTISEVVAFTGLTAHTLRWYERIGLMSHIDRSHTGQRRYSNRDLDWLDLVGKLRLTGMPVADMVRYAELVREGESTFRERYELLEATRRDVRARIAELQDTLAVLDRKINFYADATGVQYHEAERTAR from the coding sequence ATGACGGTGTTGCAGACCACGCCCGTGACCATCGAGCAAACCCCGAACCCCCCGGACGTCTGCTCCGCGCCACCCCCGCGGCACCCTCGTCCGGACGGGCAGGACAGCTACACGATCAGCGAGGTCGTCGCCTTCACCGGCCTCACCGCCCACACCCTGCGCTGGTACGAGCGGATCGGGCTGATGTCCCACATCGACCGCTCGCACACCGGCCAGCGCCGCTACAGCAACCGTGACCTGGACTGGCTCGACCTCGTCGGGAAGCTGCGGCTGACCGGTATGCCGGTCGCCGACATGGTGCGGTACGCCGAGCTGGTGCGGGAGGGCGAGAGCACGTTCCGCGAGCGGTACGAGCTGCTGGAGGCGACCCGGCGGGACGTCCGGGCCCGGATCGCCGAACTCCAGGACACCCTCGCCGTGCTCGACCGCAAGATCAATTTCTATGCGGACGCCACCGGCGTCCAGTACCACGAAGCGGAAAGGACCGCCCGATGA
- a CDS encoding beta-ketoacyl-[acyl-carrier-protein] synthase family protein: MSPTNRTVVVTGIGATTPLGGDAASTWEGLVAGKSGVKVLEHEWAAEQAVRIAARVAVEPLEVLPRPQARKLDRSAQFALIAAQEAWKDAGFSGKAGEDGSEGDVDPDRLGAVIASGIGGVTTLLDQYDVLKEKGVRRVSPHTVPMLMPNSPSANVGLLVGARAGVHTPVSACASGAEAIGYAIEMIRTGRADIVVAGGTEAAIHPLPIAAFGNMMAMSKNNDDPQGASRPYDVARDGFVMGEGAGVIVLESAEHAAQRGARVYAEAVGQGISSDAHDIVQPEPEGRGIAHALQNLLDSTDLNPAEIVHVNAHATSTPAGDVAELKALRKVFGDDTDHMAISATKSMTGHLLGGAGGVESVATVLALYNRVAPPTINVENLDPEAEAAADIVRGEARKLPVEGRIAALNDSFGFGGHNVVLAFRTV; the protein is encoded by the coding sequence GTGAGCCCGACCAATCGCACCGTGGTCGTCACCGGTATCGGCGCAACCACACCGCTGGGTGGCGACGCAGCCTCTACCTGGGAGGGTCTGGTCGCCGGTAAGTCCGGTGTCAAGGTCCTGGAGCATGAGTGGGCGGCCGAGCAGGCCGTCCGTATCGCGGCCCGCGTCGCGGTGGAACCCCTCGAGGTCCTCCCGCGGCCGCAGGCCCGCAAGCTGGACCGCTCGGCGCAGTTCGCGCTGATCGCGGCCCAGGAAGCCTGGAAGGACGCCGGTTTCTCCGGCAAGGCCGGTGAGGACGGCAGCGAGGGCGACGTCGACCCCGACCGGCTCGGCGCGGTCATCGCCTCCGGCATCGGCGGCGTCACCACCCTGCTCGACCAGTACGACGTGCTGAAGGAGAAGGGCGTCCGCCGCGTCTCCCCGCACACCGTGCCCATGCTGATGCCGAACAGCCCCTCCGCCAACGTGGGTCTGCTCGTGGGCGCCCGCGCGGGCGTGCACACGCCGGTCTCGGCGTGCGCGTCGGGCGCGGAGGCCATCGGCTACGCCATCGAGATGATCCGCACGGGCCGCGCCGACATCGTGGTCGCCGGCGGTACGGAGGCGGCGATCCACCCGCTGCCCATCGCCGCGTTCGGCAACATGATGGCGATGTCCAAGAACAACGACGACCCGCAGGGCGCCTCGCGTCCCTACGACGTCGCCCGCGACGGTTTCGTCATGGGCGAGGGGGCCGGCGTGATCGTCCTGGAGTCCGCCGAGCACGCCGCGCAGCGCGGGGCCCGGGTGTACGCGGAGGCGGTCGGCCAGGGCATCTCCTCCGACGCCCACGACATCGTGCAGCCGGAGCCCGAGGGCCGCGGTATCGCGCACGCCCTCCAGAACCTGCTGGACAGCACCGACCTGAACCCGGCGGAGATCGTGCACGTCAACGCGCACGCCACCTCGACGCCGGCCGGTGACGTGGCCGAACTGAAGGCACTGCGCAAGGTGTTCGGTGACGACACCGACCACATGGCGATCTCCGCGACCAAGTCGATGACCGGTCATCTGCTGGGTGGCGCGGGCGGCGTGGAGTCCGTCGCGACGGTCCTCGCGCTGTACAACCGGGTCGCTCCGCCGACCATCAACGTCGAGAACCTCGACCCCGAGGCCGAGGCCGCCGCGGACATCGTGCGGGGCGAGGCGCGCAAGCTGCCCGTCGAGGGCCGTATCGCCGCCCTGAACGACTCGTTCGGGTTCGGTGGGCACAACGTGGTGCTGGCGTTCCGCACGGTCTGA
- a CDS encoding DUF4429 domain-containing protein, translated as MSRMGDVLAGFHAAWEFESDSVLIRYERGLRTPKLLSALGERRIPLAAIGRVTLTAGKRGTVVLQAEPRPGADPLMEAAAGQLKEGCDPYRLVLPAQRETLAEYYADELRARLTDSGPAERFLVDAPEAPLSFKAYDGKASFDGRTVRFRWFWTGASSAKWKAGDQSFAVSALSGVEWRSPEVFEGHLRLLRGEAAPAQADQDPATVVFGLGYGPVHESLPFAAAVLAAVRGRGSAAAVPAAAAVTPRRDPADIAERIRHLGELHLAGLVTDEEFSAKKAELLAEL; from the coding sequence ATGAGCCGCATGGGTGACGTACTGGCCGGATTTCATGCCGCCTGGGAGTTCGAGTCCGACTCCGTCCTCATCCGCTACGAACGGGGGCTGCGCACGCCCAAGCTGCTGTCGGCACTGGGCGAGCGCCGGATTCCGCTGGCGGCCATCGGTCGGGTGACCCTGACCGCCGGCAAGCGCGGGACGGTCGTGCTCCAGGCGGAGCCGAGGCCGGGAGCCGATCCGTTGATGGAGGCGGCCGCGGGACAGCTCAAGGAAGGGTGCGACCCGTACCGGCTGGTCCTGCCCGCCCAACGGGAGACGCTCGCCGAGTACTACGCCGACGAGCTGCGGGCGCGGTTGACCGACTCCGGGCCGGCGGAACGGTTCCTGGTGGACGCGCCCGAGGCGCCGCTGTCGTTCAAGGCGTACGACGGGAAGGCCTCGTTCGACGGGCGCACCGTACGGTTCCGGTGGTTCTGGACGGGTGCCTCGTCGGCGAAGTGGAAGGCCGGCGACCAGAGTTTCGCCGTGTCCGCGCTGAGCGGGGTCGAATGGCGGTCGCCCGAGGTGTTCGAGGGGCATCTGCGGCTGCTGCGCGGCGAGGCCGCTCCGGCCCAGGCCGACCAGGATCCGGCGACCGTCGTCTTCGGGCTGGGGTACGGGCCGGTGCACGAATCACTGCCGTTCGCGGCGGCGGTCCTCGCGGCGGTCCGCGGACGCGGATCCGCGGCGGCTGTCCCGGCAGCGGCTGCGGTTACGCCACGCCGGGACCCCGCCGACATCGCCGAGCGGATCCGGCATCTCGGGGAGCTGCACCTGGCCGGGTTGGTCACCGACGAGGAGTTCTCCGCCAAGAAGGCCGAGTTGCTGGCCGAGCTCTAG
- a CDS encoding PucR family transcriptional regulator produces the protein MPEPETSHPDPAAHAVHPHPATLKRLEKSSGSLAAQAIARMDETLSWYRAMPPENRSWIGLVAQAGIAAFTEWFRHPDAPQAISTDVFGTAPRELTRAITLRQTVEMVRTTIEVMESAIDEVAAPGDENVLREALLVYAREIAFATAQVYAQAAEARGAWDARLESLVVNAVLSGEADEGAVSRAAALGWNAPEHVCVVLGTAPDGDSELTVEAIRRAARHAKLQVLTGVLGSRLVVIAGGSDNPLAVARSLIGPFAAGPVVAGPVVPDLLAATRSAQAAAAGLKAGSAWQDAPRPVLADDLLPERAIAGDPGAREQLVEEIYRPLEEAGSALLETLAVYLEQASSLEGAARMLFVHPNTVRYRLRRVTDVTGWSPSDVRSAFTLRIALILGRLVDGDPQT, from the coding sequence GTGCCCGAACCCGAAACCAGTCACCCCGATCCCGCGGCGCACGCCGTCCACCCCCACCCCGCGACGCTGAAGCGGCTGGAGAAGTCCTCCGGAAGTCTCGCCGCCCAGGCCATCGCGCGGATGGACGAGACACTGTCGTGGTACCGGGCGATGCCCCCGGAGAACCGTTCCTGGATCGGGCTGGTCGCCCAGGCGGGCATCGCCGCCTTCACCGAGTGGTTCCGGCATCCGGACGCCCCGCAGGCCATCTCCACGGATGTGTTCGGGACCGCGCCGCGTGAGCTGACCCGGGCCATCACGCTGCGCCAGACCGTCGAGATGGTGCGCACCACCATCGAGGTCATGGAGTCCGCGATCGACGAGGTCGCGGCCCCCGGTGACGAGAACGTGCTGCGCGAGGCGCTCCTCGTGTACGCCCGGGAGATCGCCTTCGCCACCGCCCAGGTCTACGCCCAGGCCGCCGAGGCACGCGGCGCCTGGGACGCCCGGCTGGAGTCGCTCGTCGTGAACGCCGTGCTGAGCGGTGAGGCCGACGAGGGGGCGGTGAGCCGGGCCGCGGCCCTGGGGTGGAACGCGCCCGAGCATGTGTGTGTGGTCCTCGGGACCGCGCCCGACGGGGACTCCGAACTGACCGTAGAGGCGATCCGGCGGGCCGCGCGACACGCCAAGCTCCAGGTCCTCACCGGGGTGCTCGGCTCCCGGCTGGTAGTGATCGCCGGTGGCAGCGACAACCCGCTCGCCGTCGCCAGGTCGCTGATCGGGCCGTTCGCCGCGGGACCCGTGGTGGCCGGACCCGTCGTACCCGACCTGCTCGCCGCGACCCGGTCCGCACAGGCCGCCGCGGCCGGACTCAAGGCCGGTTCCGCCTGGCAGGACGCACCCCGGCCGGTGCTGGCGGACGATCTGCTGCCGGAACGCGCGATCGCCGGTGATCCCGGTGCGCGTGAGCAGTTGGTGGAGGAGATCTACAGACCGCTCGAAGAGGCCGGGTCGGCGCTCCTGGAGACGCTCGCCGTCTATCTCGAACAGGCGTCCAGTCTCGAGGGGGCCGCCCGGATGCTCTTCGTTCATCCGAACACCGTGCGCTACCGGCTTCGACGTGTGACTGACGTCACCGGTTGGTCGCCTTCGGATGTACGCTCCGCGTTCACGCTCCGGATCGCGCTGATCCTGGGGCGCCTGGTCGACGGCGATCCCCAGACCTAG
- a CDS encoding ACP S-malonyltransferase gives MLVLVAPGQGAQTPGFLTPWLELPGAAARVAAWSNAIGLDLAHYGTQADADEIRDTSVAQPLLVAAGILSAAALGDVRDIAPGAVAGHSVGEITAATFAGVLDDTAALTLVRKRGLAMADAATITETGMSALLGGDPEVSVAHLEKLGLTPANINGAGQIVAAGTLEQLAALNEDKPEGVRKVVPLKVAGAFHTRHMAPAVEALAKAAVELTPADPKIRYVSNRDGQSVATGAEILERLVGQVANPVRWDLCMETFKELGATALIEVSPGGTLVGLAKRALPGVKTLALKTPDDLDAARELIAEHGVA, from the coding sequence GTGCTCGTACTCGTCGCTCCCGGCCAGGGCGCCCAGACGCCCGGCTTCCTGACCCCCTGGCTCGAACTCCCCGGTGCCGCCGCCCGCGTCGCCGCGTGGTCGAACGCCATCGGCCTGGACCTCGCCCACTACGGCACCCAGGCCGACGCGGACGAGATCCGTGACACCTCGGTGGCCCAGCCGCTGCTGGTGGCCGCCGGAATCCTGTCCGCCGCGGCGCTCGGTGACGTCCGCGACATCGCGCCCGGCGCGGTCGCCGGCCACAGCGTCGGCGAGATCACCGCCGCCACCTTCGCCGGAGTCCTCGACGACACCGCCGCGTTGACCCTCGTCCGCAAGCGCGGCCTGGCCATGGCCGACGCCGCCACGATCACCGAGACCGGTATGTCCGCGCTGCTCGGCGGCGACCCCGAGGTCTCCGTCGCGCACCTGGAGAAGCTGGGGCTGACCCCGGCGAACATCAACGGCGCGGGCCAGATCGTCGCCGCGGGCACGCTGGAGCAGCTCGCCGCGCTGAACGAGGACAAGCCCGAGGGCGTCCGCAAGGTCGTCCCGCTGAAGGTCGCCGGCGCCTTCCACACGCGTCACATGGCCCCCGCCGTCGAGGCCCTCGCCAAGGCCGCCGTGGAGCTCACGCCGGCCGACCCGAAGATCCGTTACGTCTCCAACCGCGACGGGCAGTCCGTCGCCACCGGCGCCGAGATCCTGGAGCGGCTGGTCGGCCAGGTCGCCAACCCGGTCCGCTGGGACCTGTGCATGGAGACCTTCAAGGAGCTCGGCGCGACCGCGCTGATCGAGGTCTCCCCCGGCGGCACCCTGGTCGGCCTCGCCAAGCGCGCCCTGCCCGGTGTGAAGACGCTGGCGCTGAAGACCCCCGACGACCTCGACGCCGCTCGCGAGCTCATCGCCGAGCACGGCGTCGCCTGA
- a CDS encoding TetR family transcriptional regulator has translation METLRERKKQRTRDALLRAAMELFTSQGYERTTVDEIAAAVDVSQRTFFRYFAGKDEAALALVELTVERFVEAVRARPPHEPPMEALRQAVLDGWYSINEVVESVVPVELYLRMYRVIESTPVLLAAHLRRSVEVEEDLTRVIAEREGLDVDADPRPRLAVAVFSGVMRVTERQWSTGADFSLDRIRALTSLYLDGVGPALLGDWRET, from the coding sequence GCGTGAGCGCAAGAAGCAGCGCACCCGGGACGCGCTGCTGCGCGCCGCGATGGAGCTGTTCACCTCGCAGGGATACGAGCGGACCACCGTCGACGAGATCGCCGCCGCCGTCGACGTCTCGCAGCGCACCTTCTTCCGCTACTTCGCGGGCAAGGACGAGGCCGCGCTGGCCCTGGTGGAGCTGACGGTGGAGCGGTTCGTCGAGGCGGTGCGCGCGCGTCCACCGCACGAGCCGCCGATGGAGGCGCTGCGCCAGGCGGTACTGGACGGCTGGTACTCGATCAACGAGGTCGTCGAGTCCGTCGTACCCGTGGAGCTGTATCTGCGCATGTACCGGGTGATCGAGTCGACGCCGGTGCTGCTCGCCGCGCATCTGCGGCGCTCGGTGGAGGTGGAGGAGGACCTCACGCGGGTGATCGCCGAGCGTGAGGGGCTCGACGTGGACGCCGATCCGCGGCCGCGGCTGGCGGTGGCCGTGTTCAGCGGGGTGATGCGGGTGACGGAACGGCAGTGGTCCACGGGCGCGGACTTCAGCCTGGACCGGATCCGCGCGCTGACATCCCTCTACCTCGACGGGGTGGGCCCCGCCCTGCTGGGAGACTGGCGCGAGACCTGA
- a CDS encoding acyl carrier protein, protein MAATQEEIVAGLADIVNEIAGIPVEDVQLDKSFTDDLDVDSLSMVEVVVAAEERFEVKIPDEDVKNLKTVGDATNYILKNQA, encoded by the coding sequence ATGGCCGCCACTCAGGAAGAGATCGTCGCCGGTCTCGCCGACATCGTGAACGAGATCGCCGGCATCCCGGTTGAGGACGTCCAGCTGGACAAGTCCTTCACCGACGACCTGGACGTCGACTCGCTGTCCATGGTCGAGGTCGTCGTCGCCGCCGAGGAGCGCTTCGAGGTCAAGATCCCGGACGAGGACGTCAAGAACCTCAAGACCGTCGGCGACGCGACGAACTACATCCTCAAGAACCAGGCCTGA
- a CDS encoding serine hydrolase domain-containing protein, translated as MSLKSLTSIENWPVSSASAAVVRADGTVLGTHGPVGRRFPLASVTKPLAAYAALVAYEEGAIELDEPAGPPEATVRHLLAHTSGLAFDEHRVTAPPGERRLYSNAGFEQLGDHLAKATEIPFAEYLRQAVLEPLGMTGTSLEGSPAKDGVSTVEDLLRFAAEVQAPWLLDPRTVAAAMTVQYPGTKGVLPGYGHQNPNDWGLGFEIRDSKSPHWTGSSSSPRTFGHFGQSGTFLWVDPEAGVAGVALTDRAFGPWAVEAWPAFTDAVLAEVRG; from the coding sequence ATGTCGCTCAAGAGCCTCACGTCGATCGAGAACTGGCCGGTTTCCTCCGCCTCGGCGGCTGTCGTACGGGCCGACGGTACGGTCCTGGGGACCCATGGCCCGGTCGGCCGGCGCTTCCCACTGGCCTCGGTCACCAAGCCGCTCGCCGCGTACGCCGCCCTCGTCGCGTACGAGGAGGGGGCGATCGAGCTGGACGAACCGGCCGGGCCGCCCGAGGCCACGGTCCGCCATCTCCTCGCGCACACCTCCGGGCTGGCCTTCGACGAGCACCGGGTGACGGCGCCTCCCGGGGAGCGGCGGCTGTACTCCAACGCCGGGTTCGAGCAGCTCGGCGACCACCTGGCGAAGGCGACGGAGATCCCGTTCGCGGAGTATCTGCGTCAGGCGGTGCTGGAGCCGCTGGGGATGACCGGCACCTCCCTGGAGGGCTCCCCGGCGAAGGACGGCGTCTCGACGGTCGAGGACCTGCTGCGGTTCGCGGCGGAGGTGCAGGCGCCCTGGCTGCTGGATCCGCGGACGGTGGCGGCGGCGATGACCGTGCAGTACCCGGGGACGAAGGGCGTGCTGCCGGGATACGGGCACCAGAACCCCAACGACTGGGGGCTCGGCTTCGAGATCCGCGACTCCAAGTCGCCGCACTGGACGGGGAGTTCCTCCTCGCCGCGCACCTTCGGGCACTTCGGGCAGTCCGGTACGTTCCTGTGGGTCGACCCCGAGGCGGGCGTCGCCGGGGTCGCCCTGACGGACCGGGCGTTCGGACCGTGGGCGGTCGAGGCGTGGCCCGCGTTCACGGACGCGGTGCTGGCCGAGGTGCGGGGCTGA